Proteins encoded by one window of Pseudanabaena sp. BC1403:
- a CDS encoding PIN domain-containing protein — MMIEDNHSINQNDDDEIGRVLLIDLENCPDQISQLQEKLEQFSQVVICYAQTGAKIPLDWLIPLSGTVSSNKLKIFKMTNGGKNAADFGICFFAGILMQQLHKQTHFVIISNDTDLDHVVNLLQSQGRSAERISTKKEENKTTTVPKTTVESTALVSAIKVYCTQLVTYNQNRPATKDALFNTIRTRFKESPQLAEEVFKLLTTRGAIKISENKVSYNDHKIKELLTQE; from the coding sequence ATGATGATTGAAGATAATCACAGCATTAATCAAAATGATGATGATGAGATAGGTAGAGTATTATTGATTGACTTAGAAAACTGTCCTGATCAGATTTCTCAGCTACAAGAAAAATTAGAGCAGTTCTCACAAGTTGTAATTTGCTATGCACAAACTGGAGCAAAAATACCTCTTGATTGGCTTATTCCACTTAGTGGAACGGTCAGTTCAAACAAGCTAAAAATTTTTAAAATGACAAATGGGGGTAAAAATGCAGCAGATTTTGGTATTTGTTTTTTTGCTGGTATTTTGATGCAACAGCTGCACAAGCAAACACATTTTGTAATTATTTCAAATGATACTGATTTAGATCACGTTGTAAACTTGCTTCAAAGTCAGGGACGTTCAGCGGAACGTATAAGCACCAAAAAAGAAGAGAATAAAACTACTACAGTCCCTAAAACTACAGTTGAATCTACAGCTTTAGTCTCAGCAATCAAGGTATATTGTACGCAACTTGTTACCTATAACCAAAATAGACCAGCAACTAAAGATGCTCTCTTCAATACCATTAGAACTAGGTTCAAAGAGTCTCCTCAGTTAGCAGAAGAAGTTTTTAAGTTGCTAACTACACGGGGTGCTATCAAAATTTCAGAGAATAAAGTATCTTACAATGATCACAAAATAAAAGAGCTTCTAACACAAGAGTGA
- a CDS encoding type II toxin-antitoxin system HicB family antitoxin → MKSHIKLQQNIKSFIRSNLEGGYVAECLEISVVTQGNTLDEVVENLIEAVGLHLEDENPEDFGLVANPSIFVTFELQPEYVKA, encoded by the coding sequence ATGAAAAGTCACATCAAACTTCAGCAAAACATCAAATCATTTATTCGATCAAATTTAGAAGGTGGTTATGTTGCCGAATGCTTGGAAATATCAGTGGTCACACAGGGAAACACCCTAGATGAAGTTGTCGAAAATCTTATAGAAGCAGTTGGGTTACATCTAGAAGACGAAAATCCTGAAGACTTCGGTTTGGTTGCCAACCCATCAATTTTTGTCACCTTTGAGCTACAACCCGAATATGTCAAAGCTTAA